One stretch of Bordetella avium DNA includes these proteins:
- a CDS encoding thiamine pyrophosphate-dependent enzyme: protein MTRAADVFVDSLINHGVDRVFCVPGESYLSILDALSDRSAIEVVTCRHEGGAGFMALGDARLTGKPGVLFVSRGPGSMNASIAIHSAQQDAVPLVVFVGQVERPHRGMDAFQEIEYPRVFGSIAKWVTEVNDANRIADVVAQAFHAAASGTPGPVVVSLPEDMLEQDSTAFPAAPFALPVGGAAPSQLAEIAALIANSAHPLIIAGGLLKGDVGEKALRECAEAFGIPVATAVRHADVLDNNHPLFAGHLTYGAPKKLTDAVAQADLVLAVGTRLGDVTTQGYTFPAAPLPSQPVVQVWPDPRAVGHVRGLKLGLTADPAAFLKDLKGFAPEAPASSHLAWADRLHEVVVDLRKWDGPLDADDGVVFAAMVKAADRLLDDDSIITLDAGNFGGWVQRFLRFGGGRKMIAPASGAMGYGVPAAVACSLRLPDRKVVCFVGDGGFLMTGTELATAMQSGAKPIIIISDNASYGTIRMHQEKHFPRRVSATQLSNPDLLGMARSFGALALKVDHSSDAEPALKEALAADRAAVIVVRTSLAHISVAATIAQLREGA from the coding sequence GTGACCCGCGCTGCTGATGTATTTGTTGACAGCTTGATAAACCACGGCGTAGATCGCGTCTTTTGCGTACCAGGAGAAAGCTATCTGAGCATTCTGGACGCGCTATCGGACCGCTCAGCCATCGAGGTCGTGACATGCCGGCACGAAGGCGGCGCCGGTTTCATGGCCCTGGGCGATGCGAGGCTGACAGGCAAACCCGGTGTGCTGTTCGTCAGCCGTGGACCGGGCTCCATGAACGCGAGCATCGCGATTCATTCCGCACAGCAAGATGCGGTGCCCCTCGTCGTATTCGTCGGCCAGGTCGAAAGACCCCATCGCGGCATGGATGCGTTTCAGGAAATCGAGTACCCGCGGGTGTTTGGCAGCATCGCCAAATGGGTAACGGAAGTCAACGATGCAAACCGAATCGCGGACGTCGTGGCGCAGGCTTTTCATGCCGCCGCGAGCGGCACGCCCGGCCCAGTCGTGGTCTCCCTCCCGGAGGACATGCTGGAACAGGATTCAACAGCCTTTCCTGCTGCGCCGTTTGCTCTGCCGGTAGGTGGCGCGGCCCCGTCTCAACTCGCAGAAATCGCGGCGCTCATCGCAAACTCGGCGCATCCGCTGATCATCGCCGGTGGGCTGCTGAAAGGGGACGTAGGCGAGAAGGCATTGCGCGAATGCGCCGAAGCGTTCGGCATTCCCGTCGCCACGGCAGTCCGGCACGCGGATGTCCTGGACAATAATCATCCGCTCTTTGCCGGCCACCTGACATACGGCGCCCCAAAAAAGTTGACCGACGCAGTAGCGCAGGCCGACCTCGTGCTGGCTGTGGGCACGCGCCTGGGAGACGTGACCACGCAGGGCTATACATTCCCCGCCGCGCCGCTGCCAAGCCAACCTGTGGTGCAGGTATGGCCCGACCCTCGCGCCGTCGGGCACGTGCGAGGATTGAAGCTGGGATTGACGGCCGACCCTGCTGCATTCTTGAAAGATCTCAAAGGTTTCGCCCCCGAGGCCCCGGCCTCTTCGCATTTGGCATGGGCCGATCGATTGCATGAGGTCGTCGTTGACCTGCGCAAGTGGGACGGCCCGCTCGATGCGGACGACGGCGTGGTTTTCGCCGCGATGGTCAAGGCCGCGGACCGTCTGCTCGACGACGACAGCATCATCACTTTGGATGCCGGCAACTTCGGCGGATGGGTACAACGATTCCTGCGCTTTGGCGGTGGCCGAAAAATGATCGCTCCGGCATCCGGCGCAATGGGATACGGGGTTCCGGCTGCGGTGGCATGCAGCCTGCGCTTACCCGATCGTAAAGTGGTTTGCTTTGTTGGAGACGGCGGCTTCCTGATGACGGGCACCGAACTGGCCACCGCAATGCAGTCGGGCGCCAAGCCCATCATCATCATTTCCGACAATGCTTCGTACGGCACGATCCGTATGCACCAGGAAAAGCATTTTCCCCGCCGCGTGAGCGCAACGCAGTTGAGCAACCCGGATCTTCTGGGTATGGCGCGTTCCTTTGGTGCATTGGCGCTGAAGGTCGACCACAGCTCGGATGCCGAGCCTGCCCTGAAAGAAGCCCTGGCGGCAGATCGCGCCGCCGTTATCGTGGTGCGAACCAGCCTTGCCCATATTTCAGTGGCCGCCACGATCGCACAGCTACGCGAAGGCGCGTGA